A window from Vulcanimicrobium alpinum encodes these proteins:
- a CDS encoding GNAT family N-acetyltransferase — protein sequence MPRWCDGDRVRANGLRDRETFVCVALTIAVDDDLGIHYVATEAAHRRRGLASRLLRAILANARAAGMRSAILQASADGLAVYERLGFRRVATLRGYLRPNAA from the coding sequence TTGCCCCGTTGGTGCGACGGCGATCGCGTCCGCGCGAACGGGCTGCGGGACAGAGAGACGTTCGTCTGCGTCGCGCTGACGATCGCGGTTGACGACGACCTGGGCATCCATTACGTCGCGACCGAGGCCGCGCATCGCCGGCGCGGCTTGGCGAGCCGGCTCCTTCGCGCGATCCTCGCGAACGCACGCGCGGCCGGGATGCGCAGCGCGATTCTGCAGGCCAGCGCCGACGGCCTCGCGGTGTACGAACGGCTCGGGTTCCGCCGCGTCGCGACGCTGCGCGGATATCTGCGCCCGAACGCGGCCTGA